Proteins encoded in a region of the Sphingomonas japonica genome:
- a CDS encoding cellulase N-terminal Ig-like domain-containing protein, translating into MRGYRFTAMAAAVALAVPASAQQTGRDPATPARRDAADVQLSLSDRGYLTRPGLDVIVFDDIYPDGHQTGVTVIQHGLRVAANGDIRLEAEPGQWSPMPKGDERRTDPATGTITQALSFPDPDKNGKGFNPIFYPDLDLSYKVRVAPEPGGGFRVRVDMDRPVPAEWVGRVGFNLELFPQHLFGRSWVMGDQGGTFPRQPNGPVEASTGPQVPVPRNSQPNGPVQNPNGQILGVPLGTGRSLVVAPESDRQRMTILSETGTITLLDGRSAHNNGWYIARETVAAGATTNAVSWVVRPNTIPGWTYAPVVQVSQVGYASAQPKRAVIELDGRADEDEAIATLYRLTSAGREAIKTGPAAQWGNFLRYRYRTFDFSDVTTPGMYVLAYGGTETNAFRIGDDVYSRGVWQPTLETFLPVQMCHMLVREKYRVWHGLDHQDDALMARTDLNHFDGYAQGAQTMSRFAPGDIVPGLDTGGWHDAGDYDLRVESQIGTVWVLAKMVEEFGLDYDATRIDAAAKSVEIRDPDGRNDAIQQIEHGLASVLGGYRALGRLYRGIITPDLRSYAMLGDAANHSDNAFRKPVAGLGVDANGTPVEFDDRWVFTEDNPDRELYTAAGLAAAARVLKRDNPALSAEALAAARAIAGNALARAKTVPNKVFALAELAQATGDREYFAALADLTDAIVAKPGETAWMLASIRGDLSAAMRDRVDAAVAAYQRSVQASAKTDSPYGIPYVPKIWGAGWDIQERGVQQWFFDKGWPDATDEGSWLSALNFVLGAHPGENRASFVSGVGAESALVAYGVNRADWSYIPGGVISGTNLVRPDLPELKTWPYFWQQGEYVMGGGATNFMFLALAADRKYAGAKR; encoded by the coding sequence ATGCGGGGATACAGGTTCACAGCGATGGCGGCCGCGGTTGCACTGGCGGTGCCGGCGAGTGCGCAGCAGACGGGCCGCGATCCGGCGACGCCGGCCCGACGCGATGCTGCGGATGTGCAGCTCTCGCTGTCGGACCGCGGCTACCTCACCCGGCCCGGCCTCGACGTGATCGTGTTCGACGATATCTATCCCGATGGCCACCAGACCGGCGTCACGGTGATCCAGCATGGCCTGCGCGTCGCGGCCAATGGCGATATCCGCTTGGAGGCAGAGCCCGGTCAATGGTCGCCGATGCCCAAGGGGGACGAGCGCAGGACCGATCCGGCGACCGGCACGATCACGCAGGCGCTTTCCTTTCCTGATCCCGACAAGAACGGAAAAGGCTTCAATCCGATCTTCTACCCCGATCTGGATCTGTCGTACAAAGTTCGCGTCGCTCCAGAGCCGGGGGGCGGCTTCCGCGTCCGTGTCGACATGGATCGGCCGGTACCGGCCGAGTGGGTCGGCCGCGTGGGATTCAATCTCGAGCTGTTCCCGCAGCATCTGTTCGGACGCTCCTGGGTGATGGGCGACCAGGGCGGCACGTTCCCGCGTCAGCCCAATGGCCCGGTTGAGGCATCGACCGGGCCGCAGGTGCCGGTCCCGCGCAACTCGCAGCCCAACGGACCGGTGCAGAATCCCAACGGCCAGATCCTGGGCGTGCCGCTTGGCACCGGACGCAGCCTGGTGGTGGCACCCGAAAGCGATCGCCAGCGCATGACGATCCTCAGCGAGACCGGAACGATCACGCTGCTCGACGGGCGGTCGGCGCATAACAATGGCTGGTACATCGCGCGCGAGACGGTGGCGGCGGGGGCCACCACCAATGCGGTGTCGTGGGTCGTGCGGCCCAACACGATCCCCGGCTGGACCTATGCGCCCGTCGTCCAGGTCAGCCAGGTCGGTTACGCGTCCGCGCAGCCAAAGAGGGCGGTCATCGAACTCGACGGCCGCGCCGACGAGGATGAAGCGATAGCGACGCTCTATCGGCTCACCTCGGCAGGCCGCGAAGCAATCAAGACGGGGCCGGCGGCGCAGTGGGGAAATTTCCTGCGCTATCGCTATCGCACCTTCGACTTTTCCGACGTTACCACCCCCGGAATGTACGTTCTGGCCTATGGCGGGACCGAGACCAATGCGTTCCGGATCGGCGACGACGTCTATTCGCGCGGCGTGTGGCAGCCGACGCTCGAGACATTCTTGCCGGTGCAGATGTGCCATATGCTGGTGCGCGAAAAATATCGCGTATGGCACGGCCTCGATCATCAGGACGACGCCCTGATGGCCCGCACCGACCTCAACCATTTCGATGGCTATGCGCAAGGGGCGCAGACGATGAGCCGGTTCGCGCCGGGGGACATCGTGCCGGGGCTCGACACCGGGGGCTGGCATGATGCGGGCGACTATGATCTTCGCGTCGAGTCACAGATCGGCACGGTCTGGGTGCTGGCCAAGATGGTCGAGGAATTCGGCCTCGATTATGATGCGACGCGCATCGACGCCGCCGCGAAATCGGTCGAGATACGCGATCCCGATGGCAGGAACGATGCGATCCAGCAGATCGAGCACGGTCTCGCCAGCGTGCTCGGCGGCTACCGCGCGCTGGGACGACTATATCGCGGGATCATCACTCCCGATCTGCGGTCCTACGCGATGCTGGGGGACGCGGCGAACCATAGCGATAACGCGTTCCGCAAGCCGGTTGCCGGGCTGGGCGTCGACGCCAACGGCACACCTGTCGAGTTCGACGATCGCTGGGTCTTCACCGAGGATAACCCCGATCGCGAACTCTACACCGCCGCCGGGCTCGCCGCCGCTGCTCGCGTGCTGAAGCGCGACAATCCCGCCTTGTCGGCAGAGGCGCTGGCGGCGGCAAGGGCAATCGCCGGCAACGCGCTCGCGCGGGCTAAGACTGTGCCGAACAAGGTGTTCGCGCTGGCCGAACTGGCACAGGCGACGGGCGACCGGGAATATTTTGCCGCCTTGGCCGATCTGACCGACGCCATCGTTGCCAAGCCGGGCGAAACCGCGTGGATGCTGGCGTCGATCCGCGGCGATCTCTCTGCGGCGATGCGCGACAGGGTCGATGCCGCGGTGGCGGCCTATCAGCGTTCGGTGCAGGCGAGCGCGAAGACCGACAGCCCCTATGGCATCCCCTATGTGCCCAAGATCTGGGGCGCCGGCTGGGACATCCAGGAGCGCGGAGTGCAGCAATGGTTCTTCGACAAGGGCTGGCCCGATGCGACCGACGAAGGCAGTTGGCTCAGCGCGCTGAACTTCGTGCTCGGCGCGCATCCGGGAGAGAACCGCGCGAGTTTCGTCAGCGGGGTAGGCGCGGAGTCGGCATTGGTCGCCTATGGGGTCAACCGCGCCGACTGGTCCTATATTCCCGGCGGGGTGATTTCGGGTACGAACCTGGTGCGACCGGATTTGCCGGAGCTCAAGACCTGGCCATATTTCTGGCAACAGGGCGAGTATGTCATGGGCGGCGGAGCAACGAACTTCATGTTCCTCGCGCTCGCGGCCGATCGCAAATATGCGGGCGCGAAGCGGTGA
- a CDS encoding MFS transporter, whose translation MDETDKAAPRAGGNVRWIICALLFFATTINYIDRQIIGILKPTLQDELGWSEIDYGMIVFWFQAAYAIGLLACGPVIDRIGSKLGYAAAVTLWSFAAMAHALVRAPGGFAMARFALGLGEAANFPTAIKSVAEWFPKKERALAAGILNAGANVGAIATPILVPIITIHYGWRAAFIVTGGLGFLWLAAWLLFYRSPAKHPRVSPQELAYINSDVAAEDTAPTIPWRKLFRYRGTWAFVVAKFLTDPVWYLFLFWLPDFFAKRHGLDLMSFGPPLIAVYLMADVGSIGGGWLSSALIKRGYGVNAGRKLALLACAVAVMPIFFASAVSSLIAAVAIIGVAAAAHQGWSSNLYTMVSDTFPRSSVASVMGIGGAAGAVGGMIMAAYVGQVLETVGSYWPVFLWAGSAYIVALGLVHLLVPYLDTAVAADGRDV comes from the coding sequence GTGGATGAGACCGACAAGGCGGCGCCGCGCGCCGGCGGCAATGTGCGCTGGATCATCTGCGCGCTGCTATTCTTCGCCACGACGATCAACTATATCGACCGGCAGATCATCGGCATCCTGAAACCCACGTTGCAGGACGAACTCGGCTGGTCCGAGATCGATTACGGCATGATCGTATTCTGGTTCCAGGCGGCCTATGCGATCGGGCTGCTGGCCTGCGGGCCGGTCATCGACCGCATCGGATCCAAGCTCGGCTACGCCGCCGCGGTGACGCTGTGGAGCTTCGCGGCGATGGCGCATGCGCTGGTCCGCGCCCCGGGCGGGTTCGCGATGGCGCGCTTTGCCTTGGGGCTGGGCGAGGCCGCGAACTTCCCGACCGCGATCAAGTCGGTCGCCGAATGGTTTCCCAAGAAGGAACGCGCGCTTGCCGCCGGCATCCTCAACGCCGGCGCCAATGTCGGTGCGATCGCGACGCCGATCCTGGTGCCCATCATCACCATCCACTATGGCTGGCGGGCGGCGTTCATCGTCACCGGCGGACTGGGATTCCTGTGGCTTGCCGCGTGGCTTCTCTTTTACCGCTCGCCGGCGAAGCACCCTCGCGTATCGCCGCAGGAACTGGCCTATATCAATTCGGACGTCGCCGCCGAGGACACCGCGCCGACAATCCCGTGGCGCAAGCTGTTTCGATACCGCGGAACCTGGGCATTCGTCGTCGCCAAGTTCCTGACCGATCCGGTGTGGTATCTGTTCCTGTTCTGGCTGCCGGATTTCTTCGCCAAACGGCACGGCCTCGACCTGATGAGCTTCGGTCCGCCGCTGATCGCGGTGTATCTGATGGCGGATGTCGGCAGCATCGGCGGCGGCTGGCTGTCATCGGCGCTGATCAAGCGCGGGTATGGCGTCAATGCCGGGCGCAAGCTGGCGCTGCTGGCATGCGCGGTTGCAGTCATGCCGATCTTCTTTGCCAGCGCGGTGTCGAGCCTGATCGCCGCGGTCGCGATCATCGGCGTCGCCGCCGCTGCGCACCAGGGCTGGTCGTCGAACCTCTACACGATGGTCTCGGATACGTTTCCGCGCAGTTCGGTGGCGTCGGTGATGGGCATCGGCGGCGCGGCCGGCGCGGTCGGCGGGATGATCATGGCCGCCTATGTCGGGCAGGTGCTCGAAACCGTGGGCAGCTATTGGCCGGTATTCCTGTGGGCGGGAAGCGCCTACATCGTCGCGCTGGGGCTGGTGCACCTGCTCGTGCCCTATCTGGACACGGCGGTCGCCGCCGATGGCCGGGACGTGTGA
- a CDS encoding aldose epimerase family protein, translating to MRTLRVIPWAVVAPMVASAAHAQVAGGIVDDDPAIREYVLQNANGTRVRFLNYGATVTAVEVPDREGSNANVVLSYPRESDYRRGSQGNWFGSIVGRYAGRIADARFPLGGRTVALEPNNGPNALHGGGGQGPDRAIWSVREFSDQRGVGAVLRHVSPAGAQGFPGRLTITVVYRLSDDDALTTEISATTDAPTVVNLTNHAYFNLAGAGSGTIEDHVLRIAADQMVVTRDGGIPTGALAGVSGTPFDFRDPQAIGARIDVTDRAIKPLSGYDHGWVLRGGVTEAPRGVAVLTDPVSGRMLTIETTEPSIQVYTAEHMDGSEAGSAGPLIKRAGVALETQHFADSPNHPAFPSTVLRPDERFESMTVWRFGVLER from the coding sequence GTGAGGACGCTCCGTGTCATTCCGTGGGCGGTCGTCGCCCCGATGGTAGCCTCCGCCGCCCATGCGCAGGTCGCGGGCGGCATCGTCGATGACGATCCCGCCATTCGCGAATATGTGCTGCAGAACGCGAACGGCACGCGGGTGCGCTTCCTGAACTATGGTGCCACGGTGACCGCGGTCGAAGTCCCCGACCGCGAGGGCAGCAACGCGAACGTGGTGCTGAGCTACCCGCGCGAAAGCGACTATCGCCGCGGCAGCCAGGGCAATTGGTTCGGCTCGATCGTCGGACGCTATGCCGGACGGATCGCCGACGCTCGCTTTCCGCTCGGCGGGCGGACCGTCGCGCTCGAGCCCAACAATGGTCCGAACGCGCTCCATGGCGGGGGCGGGCAGGGGCCCGACCGTGCAATCTGGAGCGTGCGCGAATTTTCCGACCAGCGCGGAGTGGGCGCGGTGCTGCGCCACGTTTCGCCGGCGGGCGCTCAAGGCTTTCCGGGACGGCTGACGATCACGGTCGTCTATCGGCTGTCCGACGACGATGCACTCACCACCGAAATCAGCGCGACCACCGACGCGCCGACGGTCGTGAACCTGACGAACCATGCCTATTTCAACCTGGCCGGGGCGGGGTCGGGGACCATCGAGGATCATGTGCTCCGCATCGCCGCGGACCAGATGGTGGTGACGCGTGACGGCGGCATTCCGACCGGCGCGCTGGCTGGGGTTTCGGGAACTCCATTCGATTTTCGCGACCCACAGGCGATCGGCGCGCGCATCGACGTCACCGACCGAGCGATCAAACCGCTTTCCGGCTATGACCACGGATGGGTGTTGCGCGGCGGGGTGACCGAAGCACCCCGCGGTGTTGCGGTGCTGACCGACCCCGTCAGCGGCAGGATGTTGACGATCGAAACCACCGAACCGAGCATTCAGGTCTATACCGCCGAGCATATGGACGGCAGCGAGGCGGGGAGCGCCGGGCCACTAATCAAGCGTGCGGGCGTCGCACTCGAAACGCAGCATTTCGCGGACAGCCCGAACCACCCGGCGTTCCCGTCGACCGTGCTTCGCCCCGACGAACGCTTCGAGAGCATGACGGTGTGGCGTTTCGGCGTGCTGGAGAGATAG
- a CDS encoding response regulator, with amino-acid sequence MIDDHRALPDPVEVARVEQAQPVPAPGGMQRPVPRTYPCRKAATLAGRAINRYRCVSSCAIAALEAAKIGMTKVLIAEDDPLTLSGIEMLLENSNFQVVASVRTGTAALEKLATARPEMLILDNGMPERSGLDVLRTIRSRGDDRPVVLLTGSINDQTSKEALQLAVNGLVIKTTAPRDLLVCLETVVQGRRWIDQEVMQRAMDMAMAPDAVRDPMDGLSSRERAVAALVQRGLRNKEIASELGLTEGTVKVHLHKIFDKLDVRSRTELILFVQERES; translated from the coding sequence ATGATCGACGACCATCGAGCGCTGCCCGATCCGGTCGAGGTCGCGCGGGTCGAACAGGCGCAGCCAGTGCCGGCCCCTGGCGGGATGCAGCGGCCCGTGCCGCGCACTTATCCTTGTCGGAAGGCAGCGACACTGGCCGGCAGGGCAATCAACCGCTATCGGTGCGTCTCTAGCTGCGCCATCGCAGCGCTAGAAGCGGCGAAGATCGGAATGACCAAGGTTCTCATAGCGGAAGATGACCCTCTCACGCTCTCGGGTATCGAGATGCTGCTCGAGAATTCGAATTTCCAGGTGGTCGCGTCGGTGCGGACGGGAACTGCGGCGCTCGAGAAGCTGGCCACCGCGCGGCCGGAAATGCTCATTCTCGACAACGGTATGCCGGAGCGTTCGGGCCTCGACGTCCTGCGCACGATCCGCAGCCGCGGCGACGATCGGCCGGTCGTGCTCCTGACCGGCAGCATCAACGATCAGACATCGAAGGAAGCCTTGCAGCTCGCAGTCAATGGGCTGGTCATCAAGACTACCGCTCCGCGCGACCTGTTGGTCTGCCTGGAAACCGTCGTCCAGGGCAGGCGGTGGATCGATCAGGAAGTGATGCAGCGTGCCATGGACATGGCAATGGCGCCCGACGCGGTTCGCGATCCGATGGACGGCCTGAGCAGCCGTGAGCGCGCGGTAGCTGCACTCGTCCAGCGGGGGCTCCGCAACAAGGAGATCGCCTCCGAACTCGGCCTCACCGAGGGCACGGTGAAGGTCCACCTGCACAAGATTTTCG
- the uxuA gene encoding mannonate dehydratase, with protein MPPSPIDTHGPHERSIEVRFPVLMTQTMRWFGPDDPVSLRGIRQAGASEVVTALHEVANGKAWAREAIAARKAEIESAGLGWNVVESLPVHEAIKTRGPDWHQLIDRYLESVANLAACGIRTITYNFMPVLDWTRTDLEWAMPDGALALRFELEAVAAYDLHILRRPGAERDYAPALLDRAERRFHAMSQQQRHQLERTIIAGLPGSEETFTTERFRDALAQYDDVDAATLRANHIAFLDAVCPVADELGVQLVVHPDDPPFPLFGLPRVVSTEQDMTDLFERVPNQSNGLCFCAGSFGVRADNDLAGMIDRLGDRIGFLHLRSVQQEADGDFHEAAHLEGSANMVRLVAAIHRLQQREGRSIPMRPDHGHQMMDDLSKRSLPGYSLIGRMRGLAELRGLERGIAHAAGGPA; from the coding sequence ATGCCCCCTTCCCCGATCGACACCCACGGCCCCCACGAACGATCGATCGAGGTGCGCTTCCCCGTGTTGATGACTCAGACGATGCGCTGGTTCGGTCCCGACGATCCGGTATCCCTGCGCGGCATCCGGCAGGCGGGCGCGAGCGAGGTCGTAACGGCACTGCACGAAGTCGCGAACGGCAAGGCGTGGGCGCGCGAGGCGATCGCGGCACGCAAGGCGGAGATCGAAAGCGCGGGGCTCGGCTGGAACGTGGTCGAGAGCCTGCCCGTCCACGAAGCGATCAAGACCCGCGGTCCTGACTGGCACCAGTTGATCGATCGGTACCTGGAAAGTGTCGCCAATCTGGCGGCATGCGGCATCCGCACCATCACCTACAATTTCATGCCCGTGCTCGACTGGACGCGCACCGATCTCGAATGGGCGATGCCCGACGGAGCATTAGCGCTGCGCTTCGAGCTCGAGGCCGTGGCGGCGTACGATCTGCACATTCTGCGTCGCCCCGGTGCCGAGCGCGATTATGCGCCGGCCCTGCTCGACCGCGCCGAGCGCCGCTTCCACGCGATGTCGCAGCAACAGCGCCATCAGCTCGAACGCACGATCATCGCCGGACTGCCGGGCAGCGAGGAGACGTTCACCACCGAACGCTTTCGCGACGCGCTGGCACAATATGACGATGTCGATGCCGCCACGCTGCGCGCCAACCACATCGCCTTCCTCGACGCGGTGTGCCCGGTGGCGGACGAGCTTGGCGTGCAATTGGTAGTCCACCCCGACGATCCGCCGTTTCCGCTGTTCGGCCTACCGCGCGTCGTGAGTACCGAGCAGGACATGACCGATCTGTTCGAGCGCGTGCCCAACCAATCGAACGGGCTGTGCTTTTGCGCAGGATCGTTCGGCGTCCGTGCCGACAACGACCTGGCCGGAATGATCGACCGGCTCGGCGACCGGATCGGCTTCCTCCACCTGCGCTCCGTACAGCAAGAGGCCGATGGCGACTTTCACGAAGCCGCCCATCTTGAAGGCAGCGCGAACATGGTACGGCTGGTCGCCGCGATCCATCGCCTGCAGCAGCGCGAAGGCCGTTCGATCCCGATGCGTCCCGATCATGGCCATCAGATGATGGACGACCTGTCGAAGCGGTCGCTGCCCGGCTATTCGCTGATCGGCCGGATGCGCGGCCTTGCCGAATTGCGCGGACTGGAACGCGGGATCGCGCACGCCGCCGGTGGCCCGGCTTGA
- a CDS encoding S9 family peptidase translates to MIAATAVAQQRPAVTAADYTRATRQLSPWTAPLVDHAVRNAHWIDARRFWYVDISHGVPTIIMGDAAKGTKAPAFETAALLTSLNAAGLKERDATKLRFEKLEPDPANSSASVSVGGERFQCALAQPYGCRKLAAPHAGQPSSPAQGPQAAAIPSPDGKRAVFLRDWNLWVRDVSTGMERQLTTDGVKDFGYATDNAGWKHSDQAIVIWSPDSRKVATFQQDQRAVADFTTTTTQVGHSVTDTWKYPFVGDKEIIQIQRVIVDVDDGQVVRLKMPPEPHRSSLCDDVVCGEGPQDMQWAKDSGTLAFVSTSRDHKVETVRIADATTGAVRDVFAETVPTWFDSGYNDEGINWRYLSERGEILWWSQRDDWGHYYLYSADTGKLLRQVTRGKWNVDHPVHIDERSGNMLVAGVGREPGVDPYYRSIYAINLNGGTPRLLTPEPQDHIAVPSSDGSYFVDIYSTPQEPQTAVLRRSDGTVVQALAKGDLTRLRATGWQAPENIAVACSDGKTLCHGLLFKPARLDPRQRYPVIDYIYPGPFIGTISSRQFSASRGDAGALAELGFAVVHIDGMGTPRRSKAFQDHYFRDMGRQAVPDQVTGIKDLATRYAWMDTDRVGIWGHSGGGNATAAAMFRYPDFFKVGIAESGNHDNRNYEDDYYEKYLGLLETDGKTTNYDLQANQDFAKNLKGKLLLAHGILDDNVPVSSTLLVVDALQKANKDFDLVLFPRARHGYGDMGSYMMRRRWDYFVENLMGATPPKEFEIAGPAATM, encoded by the coding sequence ATGATCGCAGCCACGGCGGTCGCGCAACAGCGGCCCGCAGTGACGGCAGCCGACTATACCCGCGCGACGCGTCAACTGAGTCCGTGGACAGCACCGCTGGTCGACCATGCGGTGCGAAACGCACATTGGATAGATGCCCGGCGCTTCTGGTACGTGGATATCAGCCACGGGGTGCCGACCATCATCATGGGCGACGCGGCCAAGGGAACGAAGGCGCCCGCTTTCGAAACGGCAGCGTTGCTCACGTCGCTGAACGCCGCCGGGCTCAAGGAGCGGGACGCGACGAAGCTGCGCTTCGAGAAGCTGGAGCCGGATCCCGCCAACAGCAGCGCGAGCGTGTCTGTAGGCGGGGAGCGGTTTCAATGCGCGCTCGCCCAGCCCTATGGGTGCCGGAAACTGGCTGCGCCGCACGCCGGGCAGCCATCCTCCCCGGCGCAAGGCCCGCAAGCGGCCGCGATTCCCTCCCCGGACGGCAAGCGCGCTGTGTTCCTGCGCGATTGGAATTTGTGGGTGCGGGACGTGAGCACCGGGATGGAGCGGCAGCTGACGACCGATGGCGTAAAGGATTTCGGCTACGCGACGGATAATGCGGGTTGGAAGCATTCGGATCAGGCGATCGTGATCTGGTCACCCGACTCAAGGAAAGTCGCGACGTTCCAGCAGGATCAGCGCGCGGTGGCCGACTTCACGACCACGACGACGCAGGTCGGCCATTCGGTGACGGATACGTGGAAATATCCGTTCGTCGGTGACAAGGAGATCATCCAGATCCAGCGCGTCATCGTCGATGTGGACGACGGCCAGGTCGTCCGCTTGAAGATGCCACCGGAACCGCATCGCTCTTCGCTGTGCGACGATGTAGTGTGCGGCGAAGGTCCACAGGACATGCAATGGGCGAAGGACAGCGGGACGCTTGCGTTCGTGTCCACCTCGCGCGACCACAAGGTGGAAACGGTGCGTATCGCCGATGCGACCACCGGGGCGGTGCGCGACGTTTTCGCAGAGACCGTGCCGACATGGTTCGACAGCGGATATAATGACGAGGGCATCAACTGGCGCTATCTGTCGGAGCGCGGCGAGATCCTGTGGTGGTCGCAGCGCGACGACTGGGGCCATTATTACCTGTACAGCGCCGATACCGGCAAGCTCTTGCGCCAGGTGACCCGCGGCAAGTGGAACGTCGACCACCCGGTCCACATTGACGAGCGCAGCGGGAACATGCTGGTTGCCGGGGTCGGGCGAGAGCCCGGCGTGGACCCATATTATCGCAGCATCTACGCAATCAACCTGAACGGCGGCACTCCCAGGCTGCTGACGCCCGAGCCGCAGGATCATATCGCGGTGCCGTCGAGCGACGGAAGCTATTTCGTCGACATCTACTCGACGCCGCAAGAGCCCCAGACCGCGGTGCTGCGGCGTTCGGACGGCACGGTGGTCCAAGCGCTGGCAAAGGGCGATCTGACGCGATTGCGGGCGACAGGCTGGCAGGCACCGGAGAACATCGCCGTCGCGTGCAGCGACGGCAAGACGCTGTGCCACGGTTTGCTCTTCAAGCCGGCGAGGCTGGATCCGCGGCAACGATATCCGGTGATCGACTATATCTATCCCGGGCCATTCATCGGTACGATTTCCTCCCGGCAGTTCTCCGCATCACGGGGTGACGCGGGTGCGCTGGCCGAGCTGGGCTTCGCAGTCGTTCATATCGACGGCATGGGAACGCCGCGACGGTCCAAGGCCTTTCAGGACCATTATTTTCGCGACATGGGCAGGCAGGCGGTGCCCGATCAGGTCACCGGGATAAAGGATCTGGCCACGCGATATGCCTGGATGGACACCGATCGTGTCGGCATCTGGGGGCATTCGGGCGGCGGCAATGCGACTGCGGCAGCGATGTTCCGCTATCCCGATTTCTTCAAGGTGGGGATCGCCGAGAGCGGAAATCACGATAACCGCAACTATGAGGACGATTATTACGAGAAATATCTCGGCCTGCTGGAAACCGACGGCAAGACGACGAACTACGATCTCCAGGCCAATCAGGATTTCGCAAAGAATCTGAAAGGCAAGCTACTGCTGGCTCACGGGATCCTGGATGACAATGTCCCGGTTTCATCGACCTTGCTGGTCGTCGATGCGCTGCAAAAGGCGAACAAGGATTTCGATCTTGTCCTGTTTCCGCGAGCACGCCACGGCTATGGCGACATGGGCAGCTACATGATGCGGCGTCGTTGGGACTATTTCGTCGAGAACCTGATGGGAGCGACGCCGCCGAAGGAGTTCGAAATCGCGGGGCCGGCGGCCACGATGTGA